The following proteins are encoded in a genomic region of Paenibacillus sp. FSL R7-0273:
- the ppc gene encoding phosphoenolpyruvate carboxylase → MTELTTAVSKSNSNNLLRRDVRFLGNILGEVLVHQGGNELLEVVEKIRETSKSLRSLFLPELHNEFKELISSLDPENRHQVIRAFAIYFQLVNIAEQNHRIRRKRDYERSAGDTVQPGSIESAIQELRERDFSQEDVHDIMNNLSLELVMTAHPTEAMRRAILDIHKRISDDVMGLDNPTLTFREREQLREKLLNEVITLWQTDELRDRKPTVLDEVRNGMYYFHETIFQVLPDVYQELERCLSKYYPGQNWHVPTYLRFGSWIGGDRDGNPSVTAAVTMQTLRLQRKLAIREYQRIMRELMQYLSFSTSIVSVTDELLDSIEQDRGIIKLNRVDAWRNDNEPYRIKLSYMISKTQNVLDDERKGTPERYATPQQFIDDLNVIDRSLRHHYADYVADTYIKKLIRQVELFGFHTAALDVRQHSQEHENAMAEILAKMNITQDYANMPEDQKVTLLESILNDPRPLTSPYQSYSESTEECLAVYRTVYLAQEEYGKQCITSYLISMAEAASDILEVMVFSKEVGLFRKDNDGTVVCTLQAVPLFETIDDLHNAPQIMRTLLSMPIYREAVRAMNDLQEIMLGYSDSNKDGGVVTANWELRVALKQITATADDFGIKLKFFHGRGGALGRGGMPLNRSILAQPASTIGGGIKITEQGEVISSRYSMQGIAYRSLEQATSALVTAAIHARTPQADLYEAKWDEIVAGISEVSLTKYQDLIFRDPDFLSFFKESTPLPEVGELNIGSRPSKRKNSDRFEDLRAIPWVFAWTQSRYLLPAWYAAGTGLQSFYEGKEENLKIMQTMYAEFSFFTTLIDTLQMAIAKADLVIAKEYASMGKNDEARQRIFGQIEAEFKLTSELILKITGQHDILDNVPVIQESIRLRNPYVDPLSYLQVQLLSELRVLRDAEGDDAELLREVLLTINGIAAGLRNTG, encoded by the coding sequence CTCATTATTTTTGCCTGAACTGCACAATGAATTTAAAGAGCTGATTAGTTCACTGGATCCTGAGAATCGCCACCAGGTGATACGGGCGTTCGCCATTTATTTTCAACTGGTGAATATTGCTGAGCAGAACCACCGGATTCGCCGTAAGCGCGATTATGAACGCTCAGCCGGGGACACAGTACAGCCGGGATCTATCGAAAGTGCGATTCAGGAGCTCCGTGAACGGGACTTCTCCCAAGAGGATGTTCATGATATTATGAATAACCTGTCCTTGGAGCTGGTCATGACCGCTCATCCTACGGAAGCAATGCGGAGGGCCATTCTTGATATTCACAAACGGATCTCCGATGATGTGATGGGTCTCGACAATCCGACGCTGACCTTCCGCGAACGTGAACAGCTCCGCGAGAAGCTGCTGAACGAAGTTATTACTCTGTGGCAGACGGATGAATTACGTGACCGCAAGCCGACAGTGCTTGATGAAGTGCGTAACGGAATGTATTACTTCCATGAGACGATTTTTCAGGTGCTGCCAGACGTATATCAAGAGCTTGAGCGATGTTTGAGCAAATATTATCCGGGTCAGAACTGGCATGTGCCGACTTATCTGCGTTTTGGATCATGGATCGGCGGCGACCGTGACGGTAATCCGTCTGTAACCGCGGCCGTGACTATGCAGACACTGCGTCTGCAGCGTAAGCTGGCTATCCGTGAATATCAGCGCATTATGCGTGAACTGATGCAGTATCTGAGCTTTAGTACAAGCATCGTTAGTGTTACGGATGAGCTGTTGGATTCGATCGAGCAAGACCGCGGGATTATTAAGCTGAACCGTGTCGACGCCTGGCGTAATGACAATGAGCCTTACCGGATTAAGCTGAGCTACATGATCTCCAAGACACAGAACGTGCTGGATGATGAGCGAAAAGGAACGCCGGAGCGCTACGCGACTCCGCAGCAATTCATAGATGATCTGAACGTAATTGACCGCAGCCTGCGGCATCACTATGCCGATTATGTAGCGGATACCTACATTAAGAAGCTTATCCGCCAGGTGGAGCTGTTCGGCTTCCATACAGCCGCGCTGGATGTACGCCAGCATAGCCAGGAGCATGAGAACGCAATGGCGGAGATTTTGGCCAAAATGAACATCACTCAGGATTACGCCAATATGCCGGAAGACCAGAAGGTAACGCTTCTTGAGTCCATTCTGAACGATCCGCGGCCGCTGACTTCCCCGTACCAGTCCTACAGTGAGAGTACTGAGGAATGCCTTGCAGTATACCGTACGGTTTATCTGGCACAGGAGGAATACGGCAAGCAGTGTATCACCAGCTATCTGATCAGTATGGCAGAAGCAGCGAGTGATATTCTTGAGGTCATGGTATTCTCCAAAGAAGTAGGCTTGTTCCGCAAGGACAATGACGGAACCGTAGTCTGCACACTGCAGGCGGTACCGCTGTTTGAAACCATTGATGACCTGCATAATGCACCGCAGATTATGAGAACGCTGCTCAGCATGCCAATCTACCGTGAGGCAGTACGGGCGATGAACGATCTGCAGGAAATTATGCTTGGCTATTCGGACAGCAACAAAGACGGCGGTGTGGTGACTGCGAACTGGGAGCTGCGTGTTGCCCTCAAGCAGATTACGGCTACTGCGGATGACTTCGGTATCAAGCTGAAGTTCTTCCATGGACGCGGCGGAGCGCTCGGACGCGGCGGCATGCCGCTGAACCGCAGCATCCTGGCCCAGCCGGCTTCGACCATCGGCGGGGGAATCAAGATTACCGAGCAGGGCGAAGTCATCTCTTCCCGTTATTCAATGCAGGGCATCGCATACCGCAGTCTGGAGCAGGCTACCTCTGCACTTGTAACAGCGGCTATTCACGCGAGAACACCTCAAGCTGACCTGTACGAAGCGAAATGGGATGAAATTGTAGCCGGTATCTCTGAGGTTTCCCTGACGAAATATCAGGACCTGATCTTCCGTGATCCGGATTTCCTGTCCTTCTTCAAAGAATCGACACCTCTGCCTGAGGTGGGCGAGCTGAACATCGGCTCACGCCCGTCCAAGCGGAAGAACAGCGACCGCTTTGAGGATCTGCGTGCGATTCCTTGGGTATTCGCCTGGACGCAGAGCCGTTATCTGCTGCCGGCATGGTACGCGGCCGGAACAGGGCTGCAGAGCTTCTATGAGGGCAAGGAAGAGAACCTGAAGATCATGCAGACGATGTATGCAGAATTCTCGTTCTTTACGACGCTGATTGATACGCTGCAGATGGCGATCGCGAAGGCGGATCTGGTTATTGCCAAGGAGTATGCCTCCATGGGCAAAAACGACGAGGCCCGCCAGCGCATCTTCGGCCAGATTGAAGCGGAATTCAAGCTGACCTCCGAGCTGATCCTCAAGATCACCGGGCAGCATGACATTCTGGATAATGTTCCTGTTATCCAGGAATCTATCCGTCTGCGGAACCCTTATGTCGATCCGCTCAGCTACCTGCAGGTGCAGCTGCTGTCTGAGCTTAGAGTATTGCGTGATGCAGAGGGTGACGACGCTGAGCTGCTGCGTGAGGTATTGCTGACCATTAACGGTATTGCTGCAGGGCTGCGGAATACGGGCTGA